The window GATAGCTCAGTTGGCTAGAGCACCCGGTTCATACCCGGGCGGTCGAAGGTTCGAATCCTTTTCTAGGCACCATTTAGAAACTTAAACACTCTTAATGAGTGTTTTTTTTATTTATAATATCCTTTTAAAAAAAAGGTCACCCTAAAGGTGACTTTTTTTATCTATCATATTTAATAAATTTCAAAATTTGTATTATTAACGTTGGAACAAACGCCAATACTGTCATTTCCAAGAAATTCATAAGAGTTAAATCTGATACTGCAAACATATCGTGGAAAGCTGGAATAATCAATACACTGTATAAGAAAGCTGTTCCTAATAAAAACGCATATACACTAAACATATTCTTTGTTAAACCCAGTCTAAGAATCGTTCCATTTCCTCTACAATTAAATCCATGGAACAATCTACCCAAACACAATGTTGAAAATGCCATTGTACTTCCCAATCCAGCATCCCCTTTAACAAACCCTAAATAAAAAGCAATCATTGTTACAATTGCAATTAATGCTCCCTCCATCAAAATTCTACTTGATAATTGTTTATCTAACAACGGAGCTCCCGCTTCTCTTGGTTTTTCATCCAAAACATTTCCCTGTGATGGCTCCATACCGATTGCTATCGCAGGTAAACTATCAGTTAAAAGATTTATAAATAAAAGATGTACCGGAGCAAATATTACTGGCAATCCCATTAACGAAGCATAAAATACCGCCAATATTCCAGCTGTATTCCCAGACAATAAAAATCTTATTGAGTTTTTTATATTTGCATAAAGATTTCTTCCAGTTACAACCGACTTCACTATAGTTGAAAAATTATCATCAGTTAATATCATCGAAGCAGCATCTTTAGAAACCTCTGTTCCTGTTATTCCCATTGCTATTCCTACATCTGCCTTTTTTAAAGCCGGCGCATCATTTACACCATCTCCTGTCATAGCACAAATTTTCCCTAACTTCTGCCAAGCTGAGACTATTCTTATCTTATGTTCCGGTGATACTCTTGCATATACAGATATTCTTTCAACATGTTGCAATAACTCTTCATCTGTCATTTGTTCAACTTCTGCTCCATTTAAAGTTTCATCTCCATCTTTATAAATACCAATCTCTTTTGCTATCGCTTTAGCTGTAACTTTATAATCACCTGTTATCATAACAGGTTTTATTCCTGCTCTAATACAATTTTGAACAGCAACTTTAGATTCTTCTCTTGGTGGATCAATCATACTTATCAAACCGATAAAGATAAACTCATTTTCATCTTCAAATTCTAATTCACGATCGACACCAATCTCTTTCATTCCAAAAGCTAAAACTCTAAGTCCTGATTCAGCAAATTTTACATTTGCTCTTTTTATACCCTCTATATCTTTTGTTTCTACTAATTCTATCTCACCATCTTCTCTCAATATATACTTAGCTTTATCAATTATAATATCTGGAGCTCCTTTTGTTATTAGATAATCTCTCTCCTCTATTCTATTTAAAGTACTCATCATTTTTCTATCAGAATCAAACGGCAACTCTTTCAATCTTAAATACTCTTTTCTAACCTCTGTTTCTATCATATTATATTTATGCCCTATATTAACAAGCGCAATCTCCGTTGGGTCCCCAATCTCTTGACCATTTACATTTACAGCATCACTACAAAGTATGGCCGCTCTTAATAATCCCATTTCAATCTTAGAATCTATCTTTATACTCTCCGCATCCACCACTTTTCCATCTACAAATAAGTTTTTTACAGTCATTTTATTTTGAGTAAGAGTCCCTGTTTTATCAGAGCAGATTACAGAAACACACCCTAAAGATTCAACTGAATGTAATTTTTTTATAATTGCATTCTCTTTTGCCATCTTTTGAGTTCCTATCGCTAAAACTATCGTTACAATCGAACCAAGAGCTTCAGGAATGGCTGCTACTGCTAGTGCTACTGCAAACATCAACGAGTCAAGTATATTTATACCCCTTGCAATACTCATAAAAAATACAACAATGCAAAGTACTATTATGGCTATTGATAGTTTGTGACCAAATTTTTCTAAAGATTTCTGTAACGGTGTCGTTGCATCCTCTGTCTCATCTAGCAAAGCCGCAATTTTTCCCAGTTCAGTTTTCATTCCTATCGATGTTACCACTAACTTCGCTCTACCATAAGTTACTAAACTTCCTGAAAAAACCATATTTTTTTGATCACCTACAGTTAGATTTCCCTCATCTAATACTTCAGATATCTTCTCAACACTTTCAGATTCCCCAGTTAAAGAGCTCTCATTTACCATAAGCGAATATGATTCTAATATCCTAGCATCACTTGGAACAACATCTCCGGCTTCTATAAGAACAATATCACCAGGTAACAACTCGCTTGAATCAATCTCTTGCTTTTGTCCATCTCTTATAACCTTCGCTTTTGGAGAGGACATCTTTTTTAAACTTTCTAATGATTTTTCAGCTTTCATATGCTGAACTGTTCCCAAAATCGCATTCATTGTTATAACCGCTAAAATAACTATCGTACTCTCTTTATTTCCTGAAATAAAAGATATTGCCGCTGCTACTAAAAGAATAATGACTAAAAAATCTTTAAATTGCTCTAAAAAAACTATAAACGCACCTTTTTTCTCTTTACTGTTTAATTCGTTACTTCCATATTCCTCTCTTAATTTTTCTAAATCTTTGACTTTCAATCCTTGCTCAGATGTATCAAAATATCCCATTATCTCATCTTTACTTTTAGAATAAAACTCTCTCATAAAAACCCTCCTTCAAACTCTTATATTTTAAATTATTTTACTAACTACGATTCTATTTTCATTTTAAAAATAAAAAAAAGACTTTCAGTGTAGGTTAAAACCTACACTAAAAGTCTTGTCACCATTTTTAGGTGTATAATACCAGATTTTTGCAATCGAGATGTTGATATTATACTTTTGACTACTCCCTTTGAGTATATTTTTAAATTATTCTTTTCTCAAGTGTATACTTTTTCAAAAGTTTTGTCAACAGATTTATATTTGAGCGATATCAAATATATCTAAATCCATCTTATCTACATTTAACTCTTGAACTTTTATTATCGCATTTAATGTATCTATTGAAGTTAGCACCTCTACACCATATTCAATCGCTGTTCTTCTTATTTTGAATCCATCTCTTTGAGCGTCGTTTGCTTTCGTTGGTGTATTGATTAATAAATCTACTTCTCTATTTTTTAGTAAATCTAAGATATTAGGAGACTCTTCATTTATTTTTCTTACTGCTGTTGCTTCAATTCCATTTTCAGCAAGATATTTTTGAGTTCCTTCCGTTGCAAACAATTGACATCCTAAATCTTTTAATGATTTTGCAACCGGTAAGAATTCATCTTTATCCTTATCTCTTATTGTTAGAAGAACTTTTCTATTTCTTACGTTTTGAACTCTTCCTCCTCCTAAAAGACCTTTAAAGATTGCTTCATCCGCTGTATGTCCAACTCCTAAAACCTCTCCTGTAGACTTCATCTCTGGTCCTAACGAAACTTCTACTCCTGATAATTTTTCTGTCGAGAACACAGGTACTTTAACTGCAACAACTGATGGTTTTTTATAGATTCCAGTTCCAAAACTTAAATTCTTCAACTTTTCTCCCATAATTACTTTTGTTGCTATATCAATTACAGGTACACCTGATATTTTTGCTATATAAGGAACTGTTCTTGAAGATCTTGGGTTAACCTCTATCACATACAACTCATTTTCATAAGCTATAAACTGAATATTCATCATACCTTTAATTTTTAGCTCTTTAGCTATTTTTCTAGTAATCTCCTCAATTTTTTGCTCTGTTCCCTCATATAAATTTTGTGGAGGATATATTGTTATTGAGTCTCCAGAGTGAATCCCAGCTCTCTCTAAATGTTCCATAACCCCTGGTATTAAAATGTCGTCTCCATCACAGATAGCATCTACTTCTACTTCGATTCCATTTAAATATTTATCTATCAGCACTGGATTTTCAGGATCTCTTTCAAATGAAGCTTTTAAATAGTTAACAAGGTTGTATTCATCATGACAAATTTCCATCCCTTGTCCACCTAAAACGTAAGATGGTCTTACTAAAACTGGGTATTGAACTTCTGCAGCTATCTTCTTTCCTGCTTCTACTTCCCATACAGCTCTTCCTTTAGGTCTCTTTATATCTAACTTCTCCATTATATCTTCAAACTTTTCTCTATCCTCTGCTGCATCTACCATCTCAGCTGAAGTTCCTAAAATTGTAACTCCTCTATCTCTAAGGTCATTCGCTAATTTTATTGCTGTTTGTCCTCCGAATTGAATAATTACTCCTGCAGGTTTCTCTTTATCGATTATATTCATAACATCTTCCGTTACTAATGGCTCAAAGTATAATCTATCTGCTGTTGAGAAGTCTGTTGAAACTGTTTCAGGGTTATTATTTATAATGATACTTTCAATTCCCATATTTC of the Cetobacterium sp. ZOR0034 genome contains:
- a CDS encoding cation-translocating P-type ATPase — translated: MREFYSKSKDEIMGYFDTSEQGLKVKDLEKLREEYGSNELNSKEKKGAFIVFLEQFKDFLVIILLVAAAISFISGNKESTIVILAVITMNAILGTVQHMKAEKSLESLKKMSSPKAKVIRDGQKQEIDSSELLPGDIVLIEAGDVVPSDARILESYSLMVNESSLTGESESVEKISEVLDEGNLTVGDQKNMVFSGSLVTYGRAKLVVTSIGMKTELGKIAALLDETEDATTPLQKSLEKFGHKLSIAIIVLCIVVFFMSIARGINILDSLMFAVALAVAAIPEALGSIVTIVLAIGTQKMAKENAIIKKLHSVESLGCVSVICSDKTGTLTQNKMTVKNLFVDGKVVDAESIKIDSKIEMGLLRAAILCSDAVNVNGQEIGDPTEIALVNIGHKYNMIETEVRKEYLRLKELPFDSDRKMMSTLNRIEERDYLITKGAPDIIIDKAKYILREDGEIELVETKDIEGIKRANVKFAESGLRVLAFGMKEIGVDRELEFEDENEFIFIGLISMIDPPREESKVAVQNCIRAGIKPVMITGDYKVTAKAIAKEIGIYKDGDETLNGAEVEQMTDEELLQHVERISVYARVSPEHKIRIVSAWQKLGKICAMTGDGVNDAPALKKADVGIAMGITGTEVSKDAASMILTDDNFSTIVKSVVTGRNLYANIKNSIRFLLSGNTAGILAVFYASLMGLPVIFAPVHLLFINLLTDSLPAIAIGMEPSQGNVLDEKPREAGAPLLDKQLSSRILMEGALIAIVTMIAFYLGFVKGDAGLGSTMAFSTLCLGRLFHGFNCRGNGTILRLGLTKNMFSVYAFLLGTAFLYSVLIIPAFHDMFAVSDLTLMNFLEMTVLAFVPTLIIQILKFIKYDR